A window of Phragmites australis chromosome 2, lpPhrAust1.1, whole genome shotgun sequence genomic DNA:
TACATGtcgaagtataagtgaattatttatattttttataagttttgatTTTTGAGTAAGTTGATTGATGCATGTAACTGAGTACTACGGGCACGGCAAGTCTCCTGCATCTGCGTGAGCCCACCCCCTTCCTCCTCCGTGCCATCACACCACGGGCGATGGTAGCGATAAAATCAACATGGCGTCTCCACGGCTGCCGTTGGGGGCTTGCATTGCATGGAGACAAATTAAGCATCTTCCTATCTGTGGGCCGTTCCCAGCTCCAGTGCCCGAAACTGTAGTATATAGAGAGACCGGTTGCCCCAGCGCCGTCGTCTTCTAGCACAAAAGATTGTAACATCCGTCCAAATCCGATCATTGCATGCTTGCACCCATTGAGAAGTCATAACATATTTGCAATCGGAACTTGCGTGTGACTTATTAGCTGTCACTACTTATGTAACAGTACATCACTATCAACTACAAAATCTCCTTTACTATTAATTTTAGAGTCGACAGTGGATAACAAGTAGTGATAGTTGTACTGTCGGCTACAAAACCTTCTTCACTACTGGTTTTAGAGCCGATAGTAGataacaggcagtgatagtctccGACTATTACTGCCAGCCGATcggaccgacagtgaaaggaGTGATCACTACCAGTTGAAACCACTGATCGACAGTGATACCTATGGTGTTTTCGATCGGCAGTaatttgcctctcctccctctcctctctgtcctccttatctctttcctccctccgtctctctccctctcaatatctctatctctctcctctccacccctctctctcctcgatctctctgtctctctcactctcaatacatacatacaataaGATATATctaatgtaaattaataataaagacATATTATTAATACACAGTAAtgcatgtccttcattaatatatacTAATTAATGTTATTCATtaatatggtgtcatttggtgatATATAAGCAGTCTAACCCCTGATAGACGTCCTCCTTATCACATACTCtatactagaaggtacggtgtcatctgaaggtttGTCCCATGCCGACAGCACgatcagttcatgaaactcgccgtttaggttgataacatgttctaGGAAGAACCCAATGATCTGTTCCTGAAAGGCATAtatttctacaggttgtaacGCACCTGTGCGTAGTTTAGAGCGCTGCGTTTGAATAATAGAAAgcatctccattctacgaaagagagaaatTAGTCATGCAATTTTAAAGTGCAAGagcatataacgtgaattatatgcataagttacttacagagtccacactttGACTATaaccacatcgagggcatcttccttgtacactTCATATAAGTACAAGAATTACACCTAGAAGTAGCCATCCTTGTTGAGGAAATATACATCTGTGTATGTTACGTGGAACACCTAAAAATCCTACTCGGACTGCttcaagtaccattgatgtaatcgacgcatttgagttgtatggtttctttctatatctggtttgaccaaagatttgcccaactcaaacggccatgtaacatccaactttgcagTATCCGCTCATatagtaagccgtgctagttcttctgctgttgatctagaagaagccaggaagtcccTAATGCTTAGAGCATCCTGAATGATTGGACATGACTTGCTTTTGACCTGCTTTTTACTGATACGTTTGTAGTCAGTGGGCGGCTTACTTGAAACAGCCCCTGTATGTCTAGCTTTGGCTAtatttatgaaaaatttcatggtatcttcGAACAACAGGCTTTGgtagaggtggtggaggatggaaatgtcTAATTACATTGGTATctacaatctttttggtttcctcatcaatgagtgaatagacatctttGGGTTCCAAAACCCTCTTAAATGGcactgacttcttagatgatgctgtctgcttggatgctgcAGAATATGATCATGTTTTCTAAGCTGATGATTGGCTTCTTGATGACGCTGACtgcttgagcggtggacttcttcaagatgaTGGCTAGGGAGGTAGACTTcgtctaggagatggctgaggagaatGAGATCTTCGAGGCGACGGTGGCCCAGGGTGTCATGGAGAGAagaggttctcgggagctaTCCCTTGTGGAAatactatgtagaccttcttcCATGTGATGAATGTGTTcttgttctctcctatagtgtttgtTCCCTCTTCTGCGGGGTAGTTCACATCAATATGACGATACTGGTCAATTGTCTTGTCTACTTTGACCATGGCATAACACTCCGGTATCGGACATTCGTGCAAATGTTTATGAGAGCCGCAGGGATAAGCCACGTcgaaagccaccttgatggtaatgttcctagcactaATGTATAGTTCACACGATGTccatgctgtgatgaggtccacgggataagtgatggggtcagctcccgGAATTCCCATGGACGTATAGCTACTCCGATGACCACCGGGGCTAGAGCGTGCAAAATTAGGAGACGCTATCAGCCGTTCCTGTTTGCTCACAATGGCTCATCGTTCACAtatgagggcttgttgtactGCTTGTGCAATATTTTcctctgtatgttccctctcttTTTGTAGAACTTGTTCGAGAATTTCTATCATCCAAGCTTGTTGTGCCTCTcgttctgcttgggatctctttcgactcttgtaactatcgatgTCATCTGAGAATCttatatttccaacccatcaccctaaCATCTCGTTTGcaaccaccatgctccttgtttcccaacACCAAGGTGTAGACCACTCGTGGGCTtctgcaagcttttttgcaagaatttGTGTAACTTACTAGTCTTTGGAGGACGTAAAACATAAACTTCCAtcaaacgagtaagaagcaTCCCTCCTAAGAAGAAAGCATATCGATCGTTCACTCCAGCCCTCTGTCTCAGGTGTGACACAtctctctcgtagttcatctagctgcTTGTTGCCACTACCGTTCTTttctcacgtacccacgactcCCGACTTTATAGGGataaaggttcttcttcgagtttgctttgttcacctcattCAACCTCTGTGTTTCTTCTGACAACTTatactctgcaaaggcttgccaatgatcttccagttacGGCCATTTGGTGATATCTgacattgtacctttctgcacataggttctgttcagtgtgctcttccaattcttaaatggaATGCCCATTATCATTAGTGTCTTATATTTAACTACTTCTATATGTCTATctagggaagtcaaacttcaCTAATATCTTGgaccacaagatgtcattcttgatcgaatcaggaatcATGTGCGAATCATCTCATTCGCCAGTCTAAAATCTGTAGCTGATAgtcacgtgatccttaacagcaatcccacagactgatttgtatgatcctagaactctctctggtgcaatTGACTCCCCTGCTGGTAAGATCTCCATGATTACAAATCATCCCATAGGCATCCTCGAGGGACCTCATACACGATGCCTCttctgggattgctcattgttgtgACCCTTCGAAGTATCAAGCATTTgcgcataagtgaaaaaactattgagaacctatatAATAATATGTAGAACATATGCATTCATGTATTTATGAATTACCTCACCGCCTCCACATGCGTTTGTTTGTTCTAGGTTGAGGTACGAACTCGGGCTACcatcttcaatgtttgatggtagaactacatctccttctgtcACCTGAGCCAGATCGacggttggtggtgccatcccttcctgtGAGTTAGGTATACGATGATGACAAGTGATTGAGTATtttacatatagagagctgatgaaggaggaagatagagataaagccaacacggaagggagagaggctgttgaaagagtgagataaccatgaaggagtcaatagatagaatgcatacacatacaatattgtaattgagtacattacgaccacatttaataaaaaagtcacatcttatgTAGCATAATAggcacaaatatgcacaaaggtaTTGACAAGTGATACGTTGACCTTACAAGTCATATCatcttacatagaaaaataattattataaCAAGAACTTGGATtacgacatctttacacgtgaaatcaaatttattcttatttttaaatatatccaattttagctcggcctAGATGACTTGATTGTTGTATGTTGCAACAACTTCctatttggacttgtatcccTTGTAACATGCTTCTTTAAATCCATTaactctaaaaataatatactacaaaccacattAATACCAAAAAATACGCAAAACAAGTATAAAACAATATTAGCATCAGATTAtgaagataattatatacgactgtAAACTCGATTGGGATAGTAAAacacgtgcaaggtgcatgtatAATAACCATCttagtcgagctttgcagtcatatgtatggtctccaatttcatcatttgtaaaaagaaaaataagtataaaaataatgcaatttttaatacaatatgtaacaggagtaaaaaagaaatacggTCTTAGTGGCTATAGCAAATGATCTTATTAGGCACATATAATAGGTGACCACAGTTTAGAtaaatccttcttcttctattATTATGTGAAACTAATAAGGCCAAGGTGCAAGTGTTGTAAATAATAATGCGATAATAAAAAATGATAGCAATTCGTAATCAAGAATTTCAGATTCAATGCCTGCATCAAATAAGTCATCAACAAACGGACTATGTGAAcgagtttttttaaataatattattttattaaaaatttgtaaaaataataatcaaattcaCAAATTTGTAATAATATGTGGTTATTGGCACGCGAAGTGTCGATTAGTGACCTATCAGCACTCCACATGGTGACATCCTACATAGCAGTGGCTTGGAGGCCTGTCGTTACTCCACTTGTCGACAAGTCATATGTCCTATagatgatataaaaaaaattcatatttttttatatgatctcgGATGAAGAttatatttatatgaaaattgtgtctctcgacgagacctataactttgtaattaaatattttttttcattaaatCTGTTTAGATGCTTAAAAAGTGACTAGAAGTTACAGATCTAATTTTTCAGATCTAAAAGTTCTAATACTTTTTGCTCATCTAAACGaatttaaatagaaaaatattcaaTAACAAAGTTATAAATCTTATCGAGAgacataattttcatataaagatcatctctataccagattatatgaaaaagttataattttttttaatatcgtcTGCGAGACATAGACATGTCGTCACGTAGAGTGCTGATAGGCCTTCGGACCCATTTTCACGTAGGATATCGGTGCTTGAAGTGTCGATAGGTCTCTAGTTGGCACTTCTCGTACCGATAACTACCTATTCttataattttgtaaatttaactattatttttatatttttctaacaaaacaatattttttttaaaaaatagatgtgAACTATCTCAACATGCTGATAGCAGAGAGGGCAAAATTGAAGCAAGCAAAAGCCAACCGGAGGAGCGGGGGAATGAACCCTCGGCTGGACATAAGTTCATGCTCGACTCAGCTAAAAAACAAGCCAAGGTCGAGCCTGGCCGTAAGCTCATCGAGGTTAACAAGCCGGGCTCGAATAGCTCGGTTAGGCTCAGCAGTGCGCTGAAGCCCCAGGAGTCCATGACGTAGGCTGATTTGCCGTCTCGCACTGCCCATTCTCTCCATCCGAATTCAGCTTTCCAGCCCAGTTCTGAGGGCCTACACAGCTAGACACGCGTCCACCGTGCTCAATCACGGATTTGGATCCTCTAACTTTACACCGTTTCAAGTCAAAGTACTATAACGTGACTTAAACACCCGTGAAACGCTAGATTTAGAACGGACGCATAAGATTTAATGATACAGTAACATTATAAACAGTAAATATGAATAGTATTGAATAGCAATTCTATGCAGTATGTAAAGTGAGGAGATATTGTTTTCTACTGTAGCATCAACCATATTTTACTATTATCCTCTGACTTCATCCTCCCCAAAATACCAAGCGCTCTAccttaaaaaaaaggaataaaaaataaGCGCACAACGCTAGCCACACATGCTAATCCTCTTTTGTTCCTCAGTTTGTCACATCCTTTACTTGTCGTTCTCGAGCAACATCGCCACCTGGGTTTGTGAGCAGAAGACCTCCACCTTGGAGCTCGTCATTGCTGCTCGGCCACCGGGCATAGAGCCAATGGATCAAGGCATGCTGTGGCTAGATCTCACCACCGCTGCTTGACCGTCTGTGAGGGTCGAGTGGTCAGGGCCGTGCGCTGCCGAGAGCTAGGTGTCGCCATTTGCTCCGCTGGATGGAGTGCTGGTGCAGGGGGCACGACCTATACCTAGGGGCGAAGCTATGTGAGTCTATCCGAGTACACCGGTATTAGGATCCTTAcgattttttttagttattaCGATCTCGTTTTCACCTCTTGTGTACTATCCAAATTTAGCTATGTATACTAAAAAGTTACTAGCCTAGATCAACATGCATCACCGTAGTGTTGGTTCTACCTTCATCTACTGATGACACGGCTATCCCTGCCACTGACGTTGTGGATATCCTCCGCCTCCGACGATTAATTTTCACGAGCCTACTTAGTTAAGCTGAGGACTGAGCGATATTCCAGTGGTAGGAACAGGCCAGGGATCGGCTCTCGTGCCTCACCGGGGCACGGATCCATTCTTGTCGAGGTACACACATATGTGTCACTTAGCGAGTCTTTATATGTAGCGTGGATGCTTAGGACACGTACGTATGTGTATACGTTAGAAGTGAGTATGTATAGTGATGAGTTATATGCGTCCTTATTtatatcttttttaaaaaatactccaATAACTCGAGCCCTCACGAGTTTCTGTCGAATCAACCTTGAGCATCGCTCTAGGTTCGGCTGGATTTCAAGCTCCGCTTGAGATTCTAACGAGTTCGAGCTTGAGGCGATTGACTCGCTCGAGCTCGGCTCTACATGCCTTCACCTGTACTTCGTCTGCGCGCAACGCATCCACCCAGTAGGGTAAAAGGAGAGGGAAGGCAGGGCCGCGCAAAACCCTGCTCCACCTCCACCGGCCACCGATCTCCCCAGGTACCACTGCCGCTGTCGCTCGCTGAAGGTgaccccctctccctctcttccatCACCTGCCTCCGTGAATGAGGTGGTGGTGCTTAATTGCGCTGCGTGTTGGGATGAAACCCGGTGATAGTCGTGCAAGGAAGGCTTGTCGCTTGTGTTTTTTGGCTTCATACGATATGATGATCAGGGTTTAGAGATTTCGTGGGGTTCGATTGAGTGGTGACGCGTGGGGAGTGGTCCCTTAGTTTAGAAATTTGTAGCCTAATGAATGCGGGATGGGCTATTTTATTCTGGAGTTTAGTTTAGAAATTTGTAGCCTAATGCGTGGTGGGCTCTTTGgtgttgattttcttttttcttttttagctaaaatttaacaccttgggaggttgttcttcttgataataaaggcataaaattcacatacacatgtatatataataGGGTGTTGAATTCCCTTTCCTTTAAGatcatcatcttggagatcttctcTACCTGGTGTTCATCTCTTCatccttgagtgatctttttTTAAGATTCAACCTTTGTGTGAGAATAAGTTATGAATTGATTTTTTGTAGAATCTAATGTTCGATTCTAACCATATGACTcactttttgttgaatcttGAAGTTTGGTTTTTTATCTTTCTCCGAAGTCTCCGAGCTTTTTGGGTAGGTGTGATTTTTTCGCTGTGTATTTGTATTGCGTTCTACTATGATTCTCTTGTAGAGATATTGATGTGTGATCGAATAGAATAAGACCATCAATTtaacaagaaatttattgaaacttctattcaccccctttaaTCACAGCTCccaatcatatatatatttcacttcAAATAATCAAATACATTGCGTGACGATTTGTATACTTGTCAATCATTGACATGACAGATATCGTACGACTAGGATGCTTACAAAGGAATCGAATAAATAATTTTCGTAACAAACAAATGTTCATGCAATTGGAAATAAAAATAATGGATGCTTGTGTTCTTCATGGATTCCTTTAGCAAATCTCTTCAGGGAAGCAGCTTTAGTGGCCGGATCATGGCGTTGTCTTCGTGATCCAGGATCTGCACAAGATCAGCGTGCACATTATTGGAGCTTACTGCTTCGCTGCATGCATGAAAAATGAATGGGGGAATCACGTGGCACTTACGTGGCAGTGGTACACGTATCCAGGCTCCGCCGTGACGTCGAAGGGGAAGGGCTGGTTGGTGTCCACCAGCTTGaacgccaccaccaccgtcgtCACGAACCCCGGCGGCACCTTCACCACGTTCTTCCACGTCTTCTCGTGGTCCGGCaccggcacgacgggcccgaccgCGTGCTGGTCGATGCCGCACTTGATGGCGTCGTTGGCCTGCGTCATGCAGTCGGTGAACCCCTGCAGGTCGACCAGCTGCTGCATCTTGACGGCCTGGAACATGCCCAGGTGGATATGCAGCGGGTGGTTGTCACCAGTGAGGTTGATCACGTGCCACAGCTCCGTCGTCCCCGACCGCGGCGTCTCCGTCACGGGGTCCTCCAGCCGCAGCCCGTTGATGTAGAGGTGCGTTGGCTGCCCCCCAGGCGTCAGGTACTCGTACATAACGATATACCTCGTCTCAGACGTCGGCCCCAGCGACGCCACGTTCGCGTACGGCACCTCGCGGTCCGGCACCGTCGAGTTGTCTGGTGGGTCGTGCGGCCtattcgaagtgatcacgaacTTCATCACCTTCCCGTTGAGCGGACCCGGTGCAGTGCCGGTCGGGAACGGGTACGGCGCCGAGTTTAGAATCTCGACCTCAGCCGTCGGCGACATGGAGAAGTCGACGACGACGTCGAAGATCTCGGCCGGCGATATGAGGAGGCTGGACACGGTGACCGGAGCAGCGAGGTAGGACGCGTCGGATCCGACGACGTGTATGGGCAGGCCGTTGGACAGCGAGACGTTCAAGTAGCGCGCGTTGCTGGCGTTGAGGATGCGGAACCTGTATCGGCGGCGGTGGACGGCGAGGAACGGCCATGCCTTGCCGTTGACGGTGATGGCCTCGCCGAAGTACTCGGGCTGCCACTGCGGGTGAATAGAGGGCACGACGCCGGTGGAGTTCATGTAGAGCGAGCCGTCGACGTTGAAGCTGCGGTCGGCGATGACGAGGTGGAGATCGTCGTTGTCGCAGGGCAGGCCCATGGGGACGTCAACCTCAGGCTTCTCGATGACGTAGGCGCCGAGGAGGCCGGCGAGGAGGTTGGCTCGGGTGAGACCGAGCGCGTGGTCGTGGTACCAGAGGTTGCCGGGGGGTTGCACGTTGGGGTACCGGTACGTGGCCTGCGTCCACGCGGGGCCGGTCTCGCGGAACCCCGCGGTGAACCACGCGAAGGCGCTGCCGTCGGCCTGCGGCGGGTGGGCGCTGCCGTGGAGGTGGACGACGGTGGGGACGCCGCCGCTCTTGGGGATGGCGGTGGGCACGGTGGGGTCCCACGGGAGGATGTGGCGGTCGGGGAGGTGATTCTCCCACGTGACGGCGAGCGGCACGTCGTGGCGGGCGACGATGGTGGGGCCCGGGAACGTGGCGGAGTCGGCGCACTCCCCGTACACGAACACTGGCGTCGCCGGGAGGTCGCGGTGGAATTTCTGCCGGCGTTGAATGAAATTGCATTAGCACAGTACACGAGTCAACAACGTTTCATTTGATAGCGTCAAACGCAGTAATACTACTCCTACGaaagagttttacaaaaattctACTTACGTGCTCACGTAGATACTTGCATGCATCCCAGTCTAACTAACTGCTACTCCATGATGATTTTTTccctagtatttttttttggcCGATTAAGCATGTATAATATACTTGTGCTCTTTCACAATGTTGAGCTACCAATCAAACGGAGTCGGTGCCTTTAGCTACTTACCCAGTTCTTCTGGAACATGCCGATGGTGAGGTTGACAGGCACGACGCGGCCGTTCTGGAAGTCGTAGCCGCGGATCTTGGGCATCACCGGCAGCGCGTCCACGTACATCTGCAGCGACCCCGCCACCTGCTGCAGTAGCGCGCTCGTCACCGGCGGCGCCTGCGCCGAGGCCACTCCGACAACAACGACCGCCACGAGCGCAGCAGCTAGGCGCTGCTGCATCCTCGCGCGGCTCCCCATCTGCAGTCACAACATTGCAGCCAAAAACCTAAGAACATCTAGCACATGAACGCGTTTGAGCAAGCTAGTCGATTTGCATGTAATCTACTTGAGACAGCTGACCTTGCCGGACGAGCTGAGGGAGCTGGAGAGGGACATGCAGAGGCAGCAGATTGCAGACACAGGGGTGTGTGGCGAACACAGGACTGATGCTGATGGTAACCTAGGAGGTAGGGGCCTTGCTATTTATAGGACTAATTGAGGTGTAAACAAGTCAAACATGCCCGTCAGAGCCATGAGGGACACGATGGAGATGATCGGTGGTCAGTTAGTTGGAGCCGGCCGGCGGCCAGCCCACCGCGATTAGTCGTACTGCTTCTACACACTCCATTTTAAATCGAAGCCATGGCCAACTAAGCTCGGAGATAGTCAACGGTTACAGGAAGAAGAACAGAGCTCGCATTGCATCTAGTCCATTTGGATCGTTTCC
This region includes:
- the LOC133909777 gene encoding multicopper oxidase LPR1 homolog 4; this encodes MGSRARMQQRLAAALVAVVVVGVASAQAPPVTSALLQQVAGSLQMYVDALPVMPKIRGYDFQNGRVVPVNLTIGMFQKNWKFHRDLPATPVFVYGECADSATFPGPTIVARHDVPLAVTWENHLPDRHILPWDPTVPTAIPKSGGVPTVVHLHGSAHPPQADGSAFAWFTAGFRETGPAWTQATYRYPNVQPPGNLWYHDHALGLTRANLLAGLLGAYVIEKPEVDVPMGLPCDNDDLHLVIADRSFNVDGSLYMNSTGVVPSIHPQWQPEYFGEAITVNGKAWPFLAVHRRRYRFRILNASNARYLNVSLSNGLPIHVVGSDASYLAAPVTVSSLLISPAEIFDVVVDFSMSPTAEVEILNSAPYPFPTGTAPGPLNGKVMKFVITSNRPHDPPDNSTVPDREVPYANVASLGPTSETRYIVMYEYLTPGGQPTHLYINGLRLEDPVTETPRSGTTELWHVINLTGDNHPLHIHLGMFQAVKMQQLVDLQGFTDCMTQANDAIKCGIDQHAVGPVVPVPDHEKTWKNVVKVPPGFVTTVVVAFKLVDTNQPFPFDVTAEPGYVYHCHILDHEDNAMIRPLKLLP